In Zygosaccharomyces rouxii strain CBS732 chromosome D complete sequence, one DNA window encodes the following:
- the SWA2 gene encoding auxilin-like protein SWA2 (similar to uniprot|Q06677 Saccharomyces cerevisiae YDR320C SWA2 auxilin-like protein), whose product MGDPFADLLTQFKGGESKPQNQGNKPLAAQYSENNTRETSSSLSLQPEPVTTASNYKIDDDFEQLFGIKSNTNTNNSDVNNRPNTTNQNEFDSAIDLLQITPEKQRQSAEREPEQLVDEVRDMEVAKLMSLGYSIDGANTSYEQGMLYDDVIEERKKKKLHRRELQRLMAETNWERETPETNNDESGKNNVDLFSIASGIFNKGKKIVDHLSLFPDEENDLLPYRSERLKQRQTFEPELPRRPRKDPTPNPRTQGTPQVEYESTLQYQQPTIQAQEGDLLGDFQDKLSLRSQGNKSTSASQSPSNETLLDFDAPSANSTSASVSVSRQGSVVPTVPITEIELSGYNEFKDRAGELFKTGDYVAALQEYEKSANTLPHGHPLRIISYSNLMASQLKTGQYKESLHVASMALKLFPEDTTQWTQLIQNSEPSKTYRDMWPKIVQRRAEAFEHSENFQEAFNAYQSLIEKNFCTNKIMDGKRRCQKVLNPEKPKVVQKKPASSKSPSPSPNHSDKKYKNLQKVKEDNRKQAEEDTQRHALYDRVYDQIKLWESGKANDIRHLLSNLQTVLTWVDWKPVSPADLVMPKKVKITYLRAVAKTHPDKISDSLPLDKKMIAESVFSSLSSAWEKFKSENDIN is encoded by the coding sequence ATGGGGGATCCGTTTGCAGATTTGTTGACACAGTTTAAAGGAGGTGAATCAAAGCCTCAAAATCAAGGGAACAAACCGCTAGCTGCCCAATATTCGGAGAATAATACTAGAGAAACAAGCTCTAGTCTCTCACTGCAGCCAGAACCAGTTACCACAGCTAGCAATTACAagattgatgatgatttcgAGCAATTATTTGGCATAAAGTCGAACACCAACACTAATAACAGTGATGTGAATAACAGACCAAACACAACGAAtcaaaatgaatttgattcagCTATTGATCTATTACAGATTACTCCTGAAAAACAAAGGCAAAGTGCTGAACGAGAGCCTGAACAATTGGTGGATGAAGTCAGAGATATGGAAGTGGCGAAATTAATGTCATTAGGTTATTCAATCGACGGAGCTAATACATCTTACGAGCAAGGTATGCTATATGATGATGTAATagaggaaagaaagaaaaagaaattacatAGGCGTGAATTGCAGCGCCTAATGGCTGAAACCAATTGGGAAAGAGAAACTCCGGAAACTAACAACGatgaaagtggaaaaaataATGTAGATCTGTTCTCCATAGCTTCTGGTATTTTTAACAAGggtaaaaaaattgtagatCATTTGAGTCTATTCCccgatgaagaaaatgatttaCTACCATACAGGAGTGAAAGACTCAAACAGAGACAGACTTTTGAGCCCGAACTTCCAAGACGCCCTCGGAAAGATCCCACTCCTAACCCAAGGACTCAAGGTACTCCACAAGTGGAATATGAATCAACACTGCAATATCAGCAGCCCACAATTCAAGCACAAGAAGGTGATCTTTTGGGAGATTTTCAAGACAAATTGTCTCTGAGATCTCAGGGAAATAAATCTACATCAGCTTCCCAATCTCCATCCAACGAAACGTTATTGGATTTTGATGCACCATCAGCGAATAGTACATCGGCTTCAGTATCAGTTAGTAGACAAGGATCGGTAGTACCTACGGTACCCATTACGGAGATTGAACTCTCCGGTTATAACGAATTCAAAGACCGTGCTGgagaattgttcaaaacaGGTGATTACGTGGCAGCCCTTCAAGAATATGAGAAATCAGCAAACACTTTACCTCACGGCCATCCACTACGTATAATCTCTTACTCTAATTTAATGGCTTCGCAATTGAAGACAGGTCAATATAAGGAAAGTCTTCATGTAGCTTCGATGGCATTAAAGCTTTTCCCCGAGGATACCACACAATGGACTCAGCTAATTCAAAACAGTGAACCTTCAAAAACCTATCGTGATATGTGGCCTAAGATCGTTCAAAGGCGAGCGGAAGCATTTGAACATTCAGAAAACTTTCAAGAAGCATTCAATGCATATCAATCTCTAATAGAGAAGAATTTCTGCACTAATAAGATTATGGATGGTAAGAGAAGATGTCAAAAAGTACTCAATCCTGAGAAGCCCAAAGTTGTACAAAAGAAGCCTGCATCCTCCAAAAGCCCATCACCATCTCCCAATCATTCTGAtaaaaaatacaaaaacTTGCAAAAGGTTAAAGAAGACAATCGTAAGcaagcagaagaagatactCAAAGACATGCATTATATGATAGAGTCTATGACCAGATTAAACTATGGGAATCGGGTAAGGCAAATGATATTCGTCACTtgctttccaatttacaaACAGTCCTTACTTGGGTTGATTGGAAACCAGTATCTCCTGCAGACTTGGTGATGCCTAAAAAGGTTAAAATAACTTATCTAAGAGCTGTTGCC
- the GPI8 gene encoding GPI-anchor transamidase (similar to uniprot|P49018 Saccharomyces cerevisiae YDR331W GPI8 ER membrane glycoprotein subunit of the glycosylphosphatidylinositol transamidase complex that adds glycosylphosphatidylinositol (GPI) anchors to newly synthesized proteins) — MMLGIWRYLLVVLLVIQPVFGLVESKHTNNWAVLVSTSRFWFNYRHMANVLSMYRTVKRLGIPDSQIILMLSDDVACNSRNLFPGSVFNNQDHAIDLYGDSVEVDYRGYEVTVENFIRLLTDRWSEDQPKSKRLLTDENSNIFIYMTGHGGDDFLKFQDAEEIASEDLADAFEQMYEKKRYNEIFFMVDTCQANTMYSKFYSPNILAVGSSEIDESSYSHHSDVEIGVAVIDRFTYYSLEFLEGIEKDSNVTLQDLFDSYTFEKVHSHAGIRRDLFQRDPKDVLITDFFANVQNVIPDQGKEEAIAAAASKVNDAGENDLFGPNVLNLALERTTRESKNSTDNVTSRWVPHFTKTRQLNGNDFTRVVSSDNTYPRIIAVVTILLTSAVYCLIPRSGTPKPTTKEQRLPYM, encoded by the coding sequence ATGATGTTGGGGATTTGGAGGTATCTATTGGTGGTCTTGCTAGTGATACAACCTGTTTTTGGGCTGGTTGAGTCCAAACACACCAACAATTGGGCCGTTTTGGTGTCGACTTCGAGATTTTGGTTCAACTACAGACACATGGCAAATGTTTTAAGCATGTACAGAACTGTTAAAAGATTAGGTATTCCTGACTCTCAAATCATTTTAATGCTAAGTGATGATGTAGCGTGCAACTCGAGGAACCTGTTCCCTGGTAGTGTTTTCAATAACCAAGACCATGCTATAGATCTCTATGGTGATTCTGTGGAAGTCGATTATAGAGGTTATGAAGTTACGGTGGAGAATTTCATTCGTTTATTAACAGATAGATGGTCTGAAGATCAACCCAAATCCAAGAGACTGTTAACTGATGAGAATTCAAACATCTTTATCTATATGACAGGGCATGGAGGCGATGATTTCCTCAAATTCCAAGATGCTGAGGAGATTGCATCCGAAGATTTAGCCGATGCATTCGAGCAAATGTATGAGAAGAAACGTTATAAcgaaattttcttcatggTTGATACTTGTCAAGCGAATACGATGTATTCGAAATTTTATTCTCCAAATATCTTAGCAGTAGGATCATCggaaattgatgaaagttCGTATTCCCACCATTCTGATGTGGAAATTGGTGTGGCTGTTATTGATAGGTTCACTTACTACagtttagaatttttggaaggtattgaaaaggattcTAATGTAACTTTACAAGACCTCTTTGATTCttatacttttgaaaaagttcaTTCTCATGCTGGTATTAGGAGGgatcttttccaaagagATCCTAAGGATGTATTAATCACAGATTTCTTTGCCAATGTGCAAAATGTGATACCTGACCAAggcaaagaagaagcaaTTGCGGCGGCTGCTTCTAAAGTCAATGATGCAGGTGAAAATGATCTTTTCGGGCCTAATGTCCTTAACTTGGCATTGGAAAGAACTACTCGAGAGAGTAAAAATTCTACGGACAATGTGACTAGCAGATGGGTACCACATTTTACCAAGACTAGACAACTAAACGGTAACGATTTTACAAGAGTGGTGTCCAGCGATAATACTTATCCGCGTATCATTGCGGTTGTGACGATATTGTTGACAAGCGCCGTTTACTGCTTAATCCCACGTAGTGGTACTCCAAAACCTACTACTAAGGAGCAAAGACTTCCATACATGTAA
- the UBX5 gene encoding DNA protein crosslink repair co-factor UBX5 (similar to uniprot|Q06682 Saccharomyces cerevisiae YDR330W UBX5 UBX (ubiquitin regulatory X) domain-containing protein that interacts with Cdc48p), giving the protein MMDKVADFMAITGAENGELADQFIEMAGGDLETAISLFFEHGGNSQLGAATQRDDDLAQRLQNEAYGGETSGNGDDYVRPPDQARHETLAETHVFPGSFGGYGGSFQHLRGARDMFDDSRPPGVFNQRLDDDMSDSTSDSSNSAQDDSDDDGLQELVEVPALELDEDGNIRQYTRMVPRPRTLSKEERLARLFRPPFDMISKRDLDSARSKAKKKSKWIMVNVQDSGVFQCQALNRDLWSSKDVKKVVKPNFVFLQYQFDSRNAEPYINFYGLRSKDDLPHIAILDPLTGERLKQWNRQVPKPENFINEIEDFLTQFSLDPKVANPTIKEPTPEPDPTTLTEEQQMELAIKQSLGASAEQPIDVDEQESAQEKPKPLQEQPTEFPISEPDLFSTIQAVPHEEPPNKPGVTTRIQVRTGDGGRMVRRFNVEDPVRTIYEVIKAQMEGFDHEKFTLGSHQREDLIGKLDMTIQDAGLKNSSLLLEKVEDEE; this is encoded by the coding sequence ATGATGGATAAAGTAGCTGATTTTATGGCCATCACTGGCGCTGAGAATGGCGAATTGGCTGATCAGTTTATAGAAATGGCAGGTGGCGATTTAGAGACTGCCAtctctttgttctttgaACATGGTGGTAATTCTCAATTGGGAGCAGCAACTCAAAGGGATGACGATTTAGCCCAGAGATTACAAAATGAGGCCTATGGTGGTGAGACAagtggtaatggtgatgattaTGTGAGGCCGCCAGATCAAGCAAGACATGAAACTTTGGCAGAGACCCATGTTTTCCCTGGATCCTTTGGTGGATATGGGGGGTCATTTCAACACTTGAGAGGCGCCAGAGACATGTTTGACGACTCTAGACCTCCAGGAGTCTTTAATCAAAGGttggatgatgatatgaGTGATTCTACatcagattcttcaaattctgcCCAAGATGATAGCGATGATGATGGATTACAAGAGTTGGTGGAAGTGCCTGCACTGGAATTGGACGAAGATGGTAATATCAGACAATATACAAGGATGGTTCCACGACCCAGAACTTTGTCGAAGGAGGAAAGATTGGCTAGACTCTTTAGACCACCCTTTGATATGATTTCTAAGAGAGATCTTGATAGCGCTAGGTCTAAAGCTAAGAAAAAAAGCAAATGGATAATGGTTAACGTACAAGATTCTGGAGTTTTTCAGTGTCAAGCCTTGAATAGAGATCTGTGGTCCTCCAAAGATGTCAAAAAGGTAGTAAAGCCTAATTTTGTGTTTTTACAGTACCAATTTGATTCTCGCAATGCTGAACCTTATATTAATTTCTATGGATTGAGAAGTAAAGATGACCTACCACATATTGCAATTTTGGATCCATTGACAGGTGAAAGACTAAAGCAGTGGAATCGTCAGGTACCCAAACCTGagaattttatcaatgaaattgaagactTTTTAACCCAATTCTCACTAGACCCAAAGGTAGCTAATCCAACCATTAAAGAACCAACACCAGAACCTGATCCAACTACTCTGACGGAGGAACAACAGATGGAATTAGCTATCAAGCAATCTCTTGGTGCCAGTGCTGAGCAACCGATTGATGTTGACGAACAAGAATCTGCTCAGGAAAAGCCAAAACCATTACAGGAACAACCAACAGAATTTCCAATATCGGAACCTGATTTATTCAGTACCATTCAAGCGGTACCTCACGAAGAACCTCCAAATAAACCTGGGGTCACCACCAGAATCCAAGTACGTACAGGTGATGGTGGAAGAATGGTAAGAAGGTTCAACGTAGAAGATCCAGTACGTACCATATACGAGGTTATCAAAGCTCAGATGGAAGGGTTTGACCATGAGAAATTCACTTTGGGAAGCCATCAACGGGAAGATCTCATTGGTAAACTTGACATGACGATTCAAGACGCTGGGCTCAAGAACAGCTCATTGCTGTTGGAAAAGGTTGAGGATGAGGAATAA
- a CDS encoding uncharacterized protein (no similarity), with protein MPEDKTVSKPVPALQTHAKRLCNIATKSSEIKWTSEDNFKLQSLDAQLVKLLSEYESLLNDKNRSIIAAGRVEKPSFSRSSFYHREQPWDKSHSFRLAPPPVTNNSSRTKASQRSQQADARLLLSNLPLLQNLKNLQHLNNNANRRDGR; from the coding sequence ATGCCAGAGGACAAAACGGTTTCAAAACCTGTGCCGGCACTCCAGACCCACGCCAAGAGACTCTGTAACATTGCTACTAAATCCTCTGAAATCAAGTGGACTTCAGAGGATAATTTTAAGTTACAATCGTTAGATGCACAATTGGTAAAGTTATTGAGTGAGTACGAATCACTTCTCAATGACAAGAATAGGTCGATTATCGCTGCTGGCAGAGTTGAGAAGCCTTCATTTTCACGCTCCAGCTTCTATCATAGGGAACAACCTTGGGATAAAAGCCATTCATTTCGCttagcaccaccaccagtgACCAACAACAGTAGTAGAACAAAGGCCTCTCAAAGATCACAACAAGCAGATGCCAGACTCTTGCTAAGTAACTTACCGTTGTTGCAGAACTTGAAAAATCTGCAACATCTCAATAATAACGCCAACAGGCGTGATGGACGATGA
- the KSP1 gene encoding putative serine/threonine protein kinase KSP1 (similar to uniprot|Q759H7 Ashbya gossypii ADR300C ADR300Cp and weakly similar to YHR082C uniprot|P38691 Saccharomyces cerevisiae YHR082C KSP1 Nonessential putative serine/threonine protein kinase of unknown cellular role overproduction causes allele-specific suppression of the prp20-10 mutation) has translation MTLDYEVYKEGGILNDRYQKVEDISEGSYGFVSLAKDTHKKKLVAVKHFFKIEDKDEGEEDRKENDKKNDDRKSLCYEAICEIDIQTKLGNEHRNIVKLLDHFDSYIVLEYCSGGDLYEAIKGGLVPRKTKKITYILQQMIDAIEFCHSKGVYHRDIKPENVLITNLFEWTIKLSDWGLATTDKTSIDRNVGSERYMAPELFESNLDIGERKEPYSCAKVDVWSLGIVFLNTVFSKNPFSVANQTDKAFCYFAANREALFDVFSTMSLDFFQVLRYSLTIDPTNRDLQKMRQELLNLSEYTLDDEYYNSLDDDLAVEEEPPSVAIPPSSAPAPAPVSLLTPASSAEHKKHIEKRRASDVKEITPISDERAKDVQRQDGRAKSVPKFKFQKKSHPSMGKTTEAKPIKYNQKNHYNFGRSNNNFYHTRRKPIKDSRKPLGIPTPNTHINNFFDDYRKARNNNNYHSNNYARSSNSYHNGSDWHSNGFNTRDFFTPPSVHNRYMEGIFSNGKKHGHYNNNNNRQRRSSFSQSSNNNVRNFLRATSPGRHSPGKYIPPNARNHHNWSLDSEPPNTNTYHEQFTKSGSDSSSGGGNGANDMDDVLFTLEENDNDFVNDLDSLSLHDSNQGKASTPTELQRPTSADMPTVQVTGENDDLPDLLKSPAPEPHQGLYPTTGGLNNFLKPLAGNGNEDSGHSDSDSNRNVNYETNNPIPQQTKPPRKSSESDSKYKAGVYIPPHHRRNSVSNPVANEATLSVTNNSLNYSTSFQARRQSGGNSYRHRPFIPPMNNNHSDFTTAVQDNDIFAQTSSDALLFEDDDVPTRTLPRFNANHPGERSMFGPYEIYDNGALPLGKARAGRKSSTFQEEAVGSLEQYKNNWLILQQQQD, from the coding sequence ATGACCTTAGATTATGAAGTTTACAAGGAAGGAGGTATTCTTAACGATAGATATCAAAAGGTCGAAGATATTAGTGAAGGTTCATATGGATTCGTTTCGTTAGCCAAGGATACAcataagaaaaaattggtagcCGTAAAGCACTTCTTTAAGATAGAGGATAAGGATGAAGGAGAAGAGGATCGTAAAGagaatgataaaaaaaatgatgatagGAAGAGTCTTTGTTATGAAGCAATCTGTGAAATAGATATACAAACGAAATTGGGTAATGAACACAGAAATATCGTAAAACTTTTGGATCATTTCGATTCTTATATCGTTTTGGAATATTGCTCAGGTGGTGATCTTTACGAGGCAATTAAAGGTGGATTAGTTCCAAGAAAAACTAAAAAGATTACGTATATCCTACAACAAATGATCGATGCTATTGAATTCTGCCATAGCAAAGGTGTCTATCACAGAGATATCAAACCCGAAAATGTTCTAATCACAAATTTATTTGAGTGGACCATAAAATTAAGTGACTGGGGATTAGCAACTACTGATAAGACCTCAATCGATCGTAACGTTGGTTCGGAAAGATATATGGCTCctgaattatttgaaagtAATTTGGATATTGGAGAACGTAAGGAACCATATTCATGTGCTAAAGTGGATGTTTGGTCATTGGGGATTGTTTTCCTTAATACAGTTTTCTCTAAGAATCCGTTTAGTGTTGCTAATCAAACAGATAAGGCTTTTTGCTATTTTGCTGCTAATCGAGAGGCACTATTTGATGTCTTCTCTACAATGAGTttagatttcttccaaGTATTACGTTATTCCTTGACCATTGATCCAACTAATCgtgatttacaaaagatgAGGCAGGAATTATTAAACCTCTCAGAATACACTTTGGATGATGAATACTACAATTCATTGGATGATGACTTGGCAGTAGAGGAAGAGCCACCTTCTGTTGCAATACCACCTTCATCTGCACCTGCACCTGCACCTGTCTCATTATTGACACCTGCATCGTCAGCTGAACACAAGAAACATATTGAAAAACGTCGTGCAAGTGATGTTAAAGAGATTACACCAATTTCTGATGAAAGGGCTAAAGATGTTCAAAGACAAGATGGTAGAGCTAAGAGTGTACCTAAATTTAAATTCCAGAAGAAATCGCATCCATCAATGGGGAAGACTACAGAGGCTAAACCAATCAAGTATAACCAGAAGAATCATTACAACTTTGGTAGATCTAATAACAATTTCTACCATACAAGGAGAAAGCCCATTAAAGATTCTAGAAAACCTTTAGGTATCCCGACTCCAAATACTCATATCAACAACTTCTTTGACGATTATCGAAAGGCTcgtaataacaataactATCATAGCAACAACTACGCTAGAAGTAGCAATAGCTACCACAATGGTTCAGATTGGCATAGTAACGGATTTAACACCAGGGATTTTTTTACACCACCCAGTGTTCATAACAGATACATGGAAGGTATCTTTTCTAATGGAAAGAAACATGGTCATtataataacaacaacaatagACAAAGACGTTCTAGCTTTTCACAAAGCAGCAATAATAACGTCAGAAATTTTCTACGGGCTACATCACCAGGGAGACATTCACCAGGCAAATATATCCCACCAAATGCTAGAAACCATCACAACTGGTCATTAGATTCAGAGCCACCAAATACCAATACTTATCACGAGCAGTTCACCAAGAGTGGTAGCGATAGTAGTAGCGGTGGCGGAAATGGTGCCAACGACATGGATGACGTGTTATTTACCCTGGAGGAAAATGACAACGATTTCGTTAACGATTTGGATAGTTTGTCACTTCATGACTCTAACCAAGGTAAGGCATCAACACCTACTGAACTACAAAGGCCAACTTCAGCTGATATGCCTACAGTTCAAGTCACAGGTGAAAACGATGATTTACCAGATCTGTTGAAATCCCCCGCTCCTGAACCCCATCAAGGTCTTTATCCAACGACTGGTGgattgaacaattttttgaaaccCCTTGCCGGTAATGGGAATGAGGATAGTGGCCATAGCGATAGTGATAGTAATAGGAATGTTAATTACGAAACTAACAATCCAATTCCCCAACAGACAAAACCCCCACGTAAATCATCGGAATCTGATAGCAAGTACAAGGCCGGTGTTTACATTCCACCTCATCACAGGAGAAATTCTGTATCTAATCCCGTAGCTAATGAAGCTACATTGTCTGTTACgaacaattctttaaattatTCTACTTCATTTCAAGCAAGGCGTCAATCAGGTGGTAATAGTTATCGTCATAGACCATTCATACCACCAATGAATAATAACCATTCAGACTTCACCACTGCAGTGCAAGATAACGATATCTTTGCTCAAACCAGCAGTGATGCCTtactttttgaagatgatgatgtacCAACTCGAACTTTGCCAAGATTCAATGCTAACCATCCTGGTGAAAGATCGATGTTTGGACCTTATGAAATTTACGATAATGGTGCATTACCGTTGGGTAAAGCTCGCGCCGGTCGTAAGTCTAGCACAttccaagaagaagcagTGGGATCTTTGGAACAGTACAAAAATAATTGGttaattcttcaacaacaacaggatTAA
- the DAD4 gene encoding Dad4p (highly similar to uniprot|P69851 Saccharomyces cerevisiae YDR320C-A DAD4 Essential protein component of the DASH complex), with the protein MENPHEQVQINILSRILSNVERLNQSVSTLNQELANINRKNNNLEIMGQICENYHNSIQFNLDTTGNRKPPL; encoded by the coding sequence ATGGAAAATCCTCATGAACAAGTACAGATCAATATCCTTTCACGTATACTCAGCAATGTCGAGAGGTTAAATCAAAGTGTTTCTACCTTAAACCAAGAATTGGCAAACATTAATCGTAAGAATAACAATTTAGAAATAATGGGCCAAATTTGTGAAAATTATCACAACAGTATTCAATTTAACCTAGATACAACTGGGAATAGGAAGCCACCCCTTTGA
- the NOP10 gene encoding snoRNP complex protein NOP10 (highly similar to uniprot|Q6Q547 Saccharomyces cerevisiae YHR072W-A NOP10), which translates to MHLMYTLGPDGKRAYTLQKVTEEGEITKSAHPARFSPDDKYSRQRVTLKRRYGLLPGQQQQQQQ; encoded by the coding sequence ATGCATTTGATGTATACCCTAGGCCCTGATGGTAAACGTGCTTACACTTTGCAAAAAGTGactgaagaaggtgaaatcACCAAATCTGCACATCCTGCCAGATTTTCACCAGATGACAAGTACTCCAGACAAAGAGTTACCTTGAAGAGAAGATATGGATTATTGCCAggacaacaacaacagcagcagcagtaA
- the LRP1 gene encoding Lrp1p (similar to uniprot|P38801 Saccharomyces cerevisiae YHR081W LRP1 Substrate-specific nuclear cofactor for exosome activity in the processing of stable RNAs homolog of mammalian nuclear matrix protein C1D which is involved in regulation of DNA repair and recombination): MEDINKFKPYIAHLDRQLQDLRPLLESLNAKSLDEQLLLLSDERQRLDLTNTYAYLLSSLMFAHMKVLNCRDMSSVMGELARVKRYMDSAKQLDSSEEQKEQNKHEEQNRAKQVINRALTPSISQANFQGKHTKFESKDDTNSSDDDGSKDKEDKVDVSTKKKNLPGRTKGKSETVPSKSKNQHGKSTKGSGASSTKTGKSNRVSKPSTSSKPKGKVNKSNR, from the coding sequence ATGGAGGATATCAATAAATTCAAGCCTTATATTGCACATCTGGATCGTCAGCTGCAAGATTTAAGACCTCTGCTAGAGAGTCTCAATGCCAAGAGTCTCGATGAACAGTTATTACTGTTGAGCGATGAAAGACAGAGGTTAGATTTGACCAATACATACGCCTATTTGCTCAGTTCATTGATGTTTGCCCATATGAAAGTGCTGAACTGCAGAGATATGTCGTCAGTGATGGGAGAGTTGGCTAGAGTTAAGAGGTACATGGATAGTGCTAAGCAATTGGATTCCAGtgaagaacaaaaggaaCAGAATAAACATGAGGAACAAAATCGTGCCAAGCAAGTGATCAACAGAGCATTAACACCATCGATATCACAGGCTAACTTCCAAGGCAAGCatacaaaatttgaatcaaaGGACGATACGAACTCctctgatgatgatggtagCAAGGATAAAGAGGATAAAGTAGATGTCAGTactaagaagaagaatttgccAGGCAGGACCAAGGGTAAATCTGAAACTGTTCCATCTAAGTCAAAGAATCAACATGGCAAATCTACCAAGGGCTCAGGTGCTTCATCCACAAAGACAGGTAAATCGAATAGAGTCTCTAAGCCttccacatcttcaaaaCCAAAGGGCAAAGTCAACAAGTCGAATCGATAG